A portion of the Adhaeribacter radiodurans genome contains these proteins:
- a CDS encoding ketopantoate reductase family protein → MKYLIIGAGGAGGLIGGFLARSNFDVTLVARGKHLAAIQEKGLIINRYNKEKITIPNVKAVSQTGLGQERFAIVFVCVKAYSIKEIIPVLEKVADAQTIIIPILNSMETGNILRAALPSKSICDGCIYITGYVSAPGEITQNNQIFRIVYGFANQSKANYPILKTLESDLRISNIEVQYSSDIFSQIFKKLAFTSAFASVGGYYHVKAKAIQQIPAYREVFIRLLRELEQIGRAANYTTSAEIVENNTAILDHLTGEFTTSFQKDLAANKPDEREELIFAMVRLAQKYQVPAPTYLKIAKHFGYIG, encoded by the coding sequence ATGAAGTATTTAATAATTGGTGCAGGAGGCGCCGGTGGATTAATTGGTGGTTTTCTGGCGCGAAGTAATTTCGATGTTACCTTAGTGGCCCGCGGAAAACATTTAGCGGCTATTCAGGAGAAAGGCTTAATTATTAACCGGTACAATAAGGAAAAAATAACTATTCCGAACGTAAAAGCTGTTTCTCAAACCGGGCTGGGCCAAGAGCGGTTTGCTATTGTTTTTGTTTGTGTAAAGGCCTACAGCATCAAAGAAATTATACCGGTTCTGGAGAAGGTAGCCGACGCGCAAACCATTATTATCCCTATCCTGAACTCCATGGAAACAGGTAATATTCTCCGGGCCGCCTTACCTTCGAAAAGTATTTGCGATGGCTGTATTTACATTACCGGCTACGTGTCGGCACCCGGCGAAATTACCCAGAACAACCAAATTTTCCGGATTGTTTATGGTTTTGCTAACCAAAGCAAAGCCAATTACCCCATCCTCAAAACCTTAGAATCTGATTTAAGAATAAGCAACATAGAGGTACAATACAGCTCCGATATTTTTAGTCAAATTTTTAAAAAATTAGCTTTTACCTCGGCGTTTGCCTCCGTAGGTGGATATTATCATGTTAAAGCCAAAGCTATTCAGCAAATACCCGCATACCGTGAAGTATTTATAAGATTACTCCGGGAACTGGAACAAATCGGACGGGCAGCAAATTATACCACCAGCGCAGAGATTGTAGAAAATAATACAGCTATTCTGGATCATCTGACCGGGGAGTTTACCACGTCTTTCCAGAAAGATTTAGCTGCTAACAAACCCGACGAGCGGGAAGAGCTTATTTTTGCGATGGTTCGGCTGGCTCAAAAGTACCAGGTCCCGGCTCCTACTTACCTAAAAATTGCCAAACACTTTGGCTATATTGGTTAG
- a CDS encoding ADP-ribosyltransferase, translated as MSQDELEALTKFIKSVDLSNRTNLAGQFARHKDPLKASIDCYVNHGYNRINPYLRTKNRIKDSSSEAFIKYLNIALDSCPKMSSTTLFRMESSTQPNWYVKKWFNERSGKTIIYPAFTSSSQEKVRVNHTSILFEITTSVDSNAHNIDDNGGKKCEMEALYRNNTSFKILSTTGDRYKILIKLEEVKEEKGITIYDNILYHRLNHKNRLGENERLSLIDLDI; from the coding sequence ATGTCACAAGACGAATTAGAAGCGCTAACAAAATTTATAAAATCAGTTGATTTGAGCAATAGAACCAACCTTGCTGGGCAATTTGCCCGGCATAAAGATCCACTAAAAGCAAGTATAGATTGTTATGTAAATCATGGATATAACAGAATTAATCCCTATTTGAGAACTAAAAACAGAATCAAAGATTCATCTTCTGAAGCATTTATAAAATATTTAAATATAGCTTTAGATAGTTGCCCTAAAATGAGTAGTACAACTTTGTTTAGAATGGAAAGCTCAACCCAACCTAACTGGTATGTAAAAAAATGGTTTAATGAAAGGAGTGGTAAAACAATTATCTATCCCGCATTTACATCAAGTTCTCAAGAAAAAGTAAGAGTCAACCACACATCAATATTATTTGAGATTACAACTAGTGTTGACTCTAATGCACATAATATTGATGATAACGGGGGAAAGAAATGCGAAATGGAAGCATTATACAGGAATAATACGAGTTTTAAAATATTATCGACGACAGGGGATAGATATAAAATATTAATAAAATTGGAAGAGGTAAAAGAAGAAAAAGGAATAACAATTTATGATAATATTCTCTACCATAGATTAAATCACAAAAATCGTTTAGGTGAAAATGAAAGGTTGTCTTTAATTGATTTAGACATATAA
- a CDS encoding pyridoxamine 5'-phosphate oxidase family protein produces the protein MNYSQLAFSDAAKELQQEFGSRQIYERVEKYHVVDGLTENEIKFIAVQDYFYLASIGENGYPYIQHRGGPKGFVKVLDEQTLAFVDFSGNRQYISVGNIETNPNVALIMVSYPHRARLKVYAQAKVVPLTDEPELFAQIDPADYKHRPERMLVLTVQAYDWNCPQHITPRYTAEELEPAFAAQRQRLADLEAENQKLKAELENLKITPK, from the coding sequence ATGAACTATAGTCAATTAGCTTTTTCTGATGCCGCCAAAGAATTACAGCAGGAATTTGGGAGTCGGCAGATTTACGAGCGTGTGGAAAAATACCACGTGGTAGATGGACTGACCGAGAATGAAATAAAGTTTATCGCGGTTCAGGATTATTTTTACCTGGCCAGTATCGGCGAGAACGGTTACCCCTACATCCAGCACCGCGGCGGGCCCAAAGGCTTTGTAAAAGTACTCGACGAGCAAACGCTGGCTTTTGTGGATTTTTCGGGCAACCGGCAATACATCTCCGTCGGCAACATTGAAACCAATCCCAATGTGGCACTCATCATGGTGTCGTACCCGCACCGGGCCCGCCTGAAAGTATACGCTCAGGCCAAAGTAGTGCCCCTCACCGACGAACCCGAACTGTTTGCTCAGATAGACCCCGCCGACTACAAACACCGGCCGGAACGTATGCTGGTACTAACGGTACAAGCCTACGATTGGAACTGTCCGCAGCACATTACCCCGCGCTACACCGCCGAAGAACTGGAACCCGCCTTCGCGGCCCAGCGCCAACGCCTCGCCGATTTGGAAGCGGAAAACCAAAAATTAAAAGCGGAACTGGAAAATTTAAAAATCACCCCGAAATGA
- a CDS encoding SRPBCC family protein, which produces MEDYKITLLVDAPAAEVFKSINNVTAWWTENLAGNSQNLHDEFTVRFGDVHYSKQKLIDVIPDKKVVWRITDSNLNFIQDKQEWTNTKIIFEIIPQYNQTQISFTHVGLVPEVECFNACSNAWNGYIRGSLFNLITTSKGQPDRKVNQMPITSATA; this is translated from the coding sequence ATGGAAGATTATAAAATAACCTTACTGGTAGATGCTCCGGCAGCGGAAGTTTTTAAAAGCATAAACAACGTAACTGCCTGGTGGACCGAAAACCTGGCCGGTAATTCCCAAAATCTGCACGATGAATTTACCGTACGCTTTGGAGACGTGCATTACTCGAAACAAAAGTTAATCGACGTTATTCCGGATAAAAAAGTAGTATGGCGGATTACCGACAGTAATCTTAATTTTATTCAGGATAAGCAGGAATGGACCAACACAAAGATTATTTTTGAAATTATTCCGCAGTATAACCAAACGCAGATTAGTTTTACTCATGTAGGTTTAGTGCCCGAAGTAGAATGTTTTAATGCTTGTTCCAACGCCTGGAACGGCTACATCCGGGGCAGTTTATTTAACTTAATTACTACCAGTAAAGGCCAACCCGATAGAAAAGTAAATCAAATGCCAATTACAAGTGCAACCGCTTAG
- a CDS encoding GlxA family transcriptional regulator, translating into MKHLTIIVPDGENNLSSIVGAYKIFTRSNVYWQETGRAPLFNIQLAGISEKVDFYEGLFSVRPHTHIAAIAKTNLIIIPSLNHNYEKALQANELLVNWIRKQYKAGAEIASICSGAFMLAAAGVLDGKSCSTHWAVADSFRKRFPEVNLQTDKLITDENGIYTNGGAYSFLNLILYLVEKYYDRQTAIFCSKVFQIEMDRQSQSAFTIFTGQKQHHDDMVQKAQAFIESNLDEKISMEHLSAQFAVSRRNFDRRFIKATGNTPVEYVQRVKIESAKKTLETSRKTVNEVMYGVGYSDVKAFREVFRKITGMSPLEYRGKYNKEAMV; encoded by the coding sequence ATGAAACATTTGACGATTATTGTTCCGGACGGGGAAAATAACCTGAGCAGCATTGTAGGCGCTTACAAAATATTTACCCGGTCTAATGTCTATTGGCAAGAAACCGGCCGCGCTCCATTGTTCAACATTCAGTTAGCCGGCATTTCCGAAAAGGTTGATTTTTACGAGGGTTTGTTTTCGGTGAGGCCCCACACCCACATTGCCGCCATTGCTAAAACCAATCTCATTATTATTCCTTCCTTAAATCATAATTACGAAAAGGCTTTGCAGGCCAACGAGTTGCTGGTTAATTGGATCCGGAAACAATACAAAGCCGGGGCCGAAATTGCCAGTATTTGTTCGGGAGCTTTTATGCTAGCGGCGGCGGGAGTGCTGGACGGGAAAAGTTGCTCCACGCATTGGGCGGTGGCAGATAGTTTTAGAAAACGGTTTCCGGAAGTGAATTTACAAACCGATAAATTAATTACCGACGAAAACGGCATTTATACCAACGGCGGCGCTTATTCGTTTTTGAACCTCATCCTGTACCTGGTTGAGAAATACTATGATCGGCAAACCGCTATTTTTTGTTCCAAAGTATTTCAGATTGAAATGGACCGGCAAAGCCAATCGGCATTTACTATTTTTACCGGCCAAAAGCAGCACCACGACGACATGGTACAAAAAGCCCAAGCCTTTATTGAAAGCAACCTGGACGAGAAAATATCCATGGAACATTTATCAGCTCAATTTGCGGTAAGCCGTCGCAACTTTGACCGGCGGTTTATAAAAGCTACCGGCAACACGCCCGTGGAATACGTGCAACGCGTAAAAATTGAATCAGCGAAAAAGACCTTAGAAACCAGCCGCAAAACCGTGAACGAAGTAATGTACGGAGTAGGCTACTCCGATGTAAAAGCGTTCCGGGAAGTATTCCGGAAAATTACCGGTATGTCGCCGCTGGAGTACCGGGGCAAATACAACAAAGAGGCTATGGTGTAA
- a CDS encoding glycoside hydrolase family 43 protein: MIKNTLFLFCLITGLNWNSALAQTTAPKVAPAKVTYTNPLKVEFGDPYVLRTNGMYYMYGTGAGANKGFSAYSSKDLVNWKPEGQVYFHNNKNGWSDPNASWGGAYWAPEVYEVKGKFYLFYSAQWKENPTKEVENFKIGVAVADKPTGPFVDLANKPVFDPGYPVIDANVFFDTNGKVYLYYSRAAYKHPVASEIADWAQKKGWFKEIEESWVYGVELQPDFSGIIGEPVLLLRPPVKLSDKQAEWESRSVTSKEVNRRWTEGSVTFKKGNTYYIMYSANYFGGQHYAVGYATSNSPLGPFKKAVNNPVLQKNSAKGGTVTGTGHNSITYSPDGKEMFCVYHGRTTKTGDERVVFIDRMEVKDGVLKVYGPTTTPQKLPSGVKHNE, encoded by the coding sequence ATGATAAAAAATACGCTTTTTTTATTTTGCCTGATTACCGGACTAAACTGGAATTCCGCCTTGGCTCAAACCACCGCTCCCAAGGTTGCGCCCGCTAAAGTTACCTATACCAATCCCTTAAAGGTAGAATTTGGCGATCCATACGTGTTACGCACCAACGGCATGTACTACATGTACGGCACGGGTGCGGGCGCCAACAAAGGGTTTTCGGCTTATTCTTCCAAAGATTTAGTAAACTGGAAACCGGAAGGGCAAGTATATTTCCACAATAACAAAAACGGCTGGAGCGACCCAAATGCCAGTTGGGGCGGGGCGTACTGGGCACCGGAAGTATACGAGGTAAAAGGCAAGTTTTACTTGTTTTACAGTGCTCAATGGAAAGAAAACCCGACTAAAGAAGTAGAAAATTTTAAAATTGGCGTGGCCGTGGCTGATAAACCGACTGGTCCTTTCGTAGATCTGGCCAACAAACCGGTTTTCGACCCGGGTTACCCAGTAATTGATGCCAATGTTTTTTTCGATACCAACGGCAAGGTTTACTTATACTACTCGCGGGCCGCTTACAAACACCCCGTAGCCAGCGAAATAGCCGATTGGGCTCAAAAAAAAGGCTGGTTTAAAGAGATTGAAGAAAGTTGGGTATACGGGGTAGAGTTACAGCCTGATTTTTCCGGCATAATTGGCGAACCGGTTTTATTGCTGCGCCCGCCCGTAAAACTCAGCGACAAGCAAGCCGAATGGGAAAGCCGTTCGGTTACCTCCAAAGAAGTAAACCGCCGCTGGACCGAAGGCTCCGTTACATTTAAAAAAGGCAATACCTATTACATTATGTATTCGGCTAATTACTTTGGTGGTCAGCATTACGCCGTGGGCTACGCTACATCTAACTCGCCTTTAGGTCCGTTTAAAAAAGCGGTGAACAATCCGGTATTGCAGAAAAACTCAGCCAAAGGCGGAACGGTAACCGGCACGGGCCACAACAGCATTACCTACTCTCCGGATGGCAAAGAAATGTTCTGCGTGTACCATGGCCGCACCACCAAAACCGGCGACGAACGCGTGGTTTTTATTGATCGCATGGAGGTGAAAGATGGCGTACTAAAAGTTTACGGGCCTACCACTACGCCGCAAAAGCTTCCTTCAGGAGTCAAACACAACGAGTAA
- a CDS encoding AraC family transcriptional regulator, translating into MKTVKFHKTECGVDFLLNVVTGTELKEIFPDTNLNNGEAYNSDSFEIYFFKKGSGSIIVNQRKINIVDNTIVFISPFQKRQFKLDPTCLDFTLLIFQEDFLNDFFADKLFTYQLLYFYQLDYALNLVVLDADIQKACEILTEIKAELKKPLVDSNHIIRSLLYYLLLKLNRDYGQHNHLPLEKPENNYAYQFKKLLEIHIKEKQRITDYALLLGISRITLNKAVQAQFNVTATHLLKQRLLFEIKNYLIHSGQTVAEIAHELRFSEPNHLMRFFKTQTGLTTTEFMIDYQNGIKE; encoded by the coding sequence CGGTGTAGATTTTCTACTGAACGTAGTCACGGGTACAGAATTAAAAGAAATTTTTCCGGATACAAATCTTAATAATGGGGAGGCTTATAACTCAGATTCCTTCGAAATTTACTTTTTTAAAAAAGGCAGTGGATCTATAATCGTAAACCAGCGAAAAATTAACATTGTAGATAATACCATTGTTTTTATATCTCCCTTTCAAAAAAGGCAATTCAAACTAGACCCTACTTGTTTAGATTTTACCTTGCTGATTTTTCAGGAAGACTTTCTGAACGACTTTTTTGCCGACAAATTATTTACGTACCAGTTGCTCTATTTTTACCAGTTAGATTATGCTTTAAACCTGGTGGTACTGGACGCGGATATTCAAAAAGCCTGTGAGATACTCACCGAAATTAAAGCAGAACTGAAAAAGCCGCTTGTAGATAGCAACCATATTATTCGTTCGCTTTTGTATTATTTACTGCTAAAACTCAATCGGGATTACGGCCAGCATAACCACTTGCCCTTGGAGAAACCGGAGAATAATTATGCCTATCAGTTCAAGAAATTGCTGGAAATCCATATTAAAGAAAAACAACGCATTACTGACTACGCGCTGCTTTTAGGAATAAGCCGGATAACGCTGAATAAAGCTGTGCAGGCGCAATTTAACGTAACGGCTACCCATTTATTAAAACAACGGCTGTTGTTCGAAATTAAAAACTACCTGATCCATTCCGGCCAAACCGTGGCCGAAATAGCACACGAGCTTCGTTTCTCCGAACCAAACCATTTAATGCGGTTTTTTAAAACCCAAACCGGATTAACTACTACCGAATTTATGATAGATTATCAAAATGGTATAAAGGAATAA
- a CDS encoding SRPBCC family protein, with the protein MTNADFTTTLVVNQTPEEVFQAITNVRGWWSEEVVGNTAELNGEFTYHYKDVHVARFRLVEVVPNKKMVWLVLRNYFNFTQDQAEWKNTKVIFEISEKDDKTQVYFTHQGLVPQQECYKICHDAWTNYIQNSLRSLITIGQGQPNAKEGGFNQELLEKHLASQN; encoded by the coding sequence ATGACAAACGCCGATTTTACCACCACCCTAGTAGTTAACCAAACTCCCGAAGAAGTATTCCAGGCCATTACCAATGTGCGCGGCTGGTGGTCCGAAGAAGTGGTGGGTAATACCGCCGAGTTAAACGGGGAGTTTACCTATCATTACAAAGACGTGCACGTTGCCAGATTTAGATTAGTGGAAGTGGTGCCAAACAAGAAAATGGTATGGCTGGTGCTGCGTAATTATTTTAATTTTACCCAAGACCAAGCCGAATGGAAGAACACTAAGGTTATTTTTGAGATCTCGGAAAAAGACGATAAAACGCAAGTTTATTTTACCCACCAGGGCCTAGTGCCTCAACAGGAATGCTATAAAATTTGCCACGATGCCTGGACTAATTACATCCAGAATAGTTTACGAAGCTTGATTACTATCGGCCAAGGCCAACCCAATGCGAAAGAAGGCGGATTTAATCAGGAACTCTTAGAAAAACACCTTGCTAGCCAAAACTAA
- a CDS encoding MBL fold metallo-hydrolase: MKRVFLVVAFALFATFSFAQSKTNTKTSVQLIRNATLVIHYAGQKILVDPMLSAKGALQSFAGIERNPTVDLKMPTDEIVNALDLVLVTHSHPDHFDEAASKILNKSIKLINQPADADFFKKENFTNAVSLDNTTAWNNISIHRIEAQHGTGEVLKMMGKTSGYVLTAKNQPTVYIVGDGIWTEEIKKNIQKFAPDYIIVNSGGAVIPKFEKTPILMDEEQTMALIRESGKAKIIAVHMNALDHCRTTRESLRKKAEELKISKDKLLIPEDGETIEL, from the coding sequence ATGAAACGAGTATTTTTAGTTGTAGCGTTTGCCTTATTCGCTACTTTTTCTTTTGCCCAAAGTAAAACCAACACCAAAACAAGTGTGCAGTTAATCAGAAATGCTACCCTAGTAATACACTATGCCGGGCAGAAAATTTTGGTCGACCCCATGTTGTCTGCAAAAGGCGCGCTGCAATCTTTTGCCGGAATCGAAAGAAATCCTACAGTTGATTTAAAGATGCCGACCGATGAAATTGTGAATGCGCTCGATTTGGTTTTGGTAACGCATAGCCATCCGGATCATTTTGATGAGGCAGCCAGCAAAATTTTAAATAAATCCATAAAACTCATTAATCAACCGGCGGATGCAGATTTTTTTAAAAAAGAAAACTTTACGAACGCGGTATCTCTGGATAACACTACCGCCTGGAATAATATAAGCATTCACCGGATAGAAGCCCAACATGGCACCGGGGAAGTACTAAAAATGATGGGGAAGACTTCCGGCTATGTGTTAACGGCGAAGAATCAACCTACCGTTTATATCGTGGGAGATGGTATCTGGACAGAAGAGATAAAAAAGAATATTCAAAAATTTGCTCCCGATTATATCATTGTTAACTCCGGAGGAGCCGTAATACCAAAGTTCGAGAAAACGCCTATTTTAATGGATGAGGAACAAACCATGGCGTTAATCCGGGAAAGCGGTAAGGCAAAAATTATTGCGGTGCACATGAATGCTCTGGACCATTGCCGTACCACCAGAGAATCGCTCCGTAAAAAAGCAGAAGAATTAAAAATTAGTAAAGACAAATTGCTCATTCCTGAGGACGGTGAAACGATAGAACTTTAG
- a CDS encoding helix-turn-helix domain-containing protein, producing the protein MLQLKQREAILILLKANPQLHQVLFDFSEPGKIDLEAFILQNYHFNVELKRFAYLTGRSLATFKRDFEKIFHLSPSRWLQQRRLQEAHYLIKEKGKAPSEVYLDLGLEDLSHFSFAFKKMFGVAPTRILQA; encoded by the coding sequence TTGCTACAACTGAAACAACGGGAAGCTATCCTGATTTTACTTAAAGCCAACCCGCAACTGCACCAAGTTTTATTTGATTTTTCGGAGCCGGGCAAAATTGATCTGGAAGCTTTTATACTGCAAAACTATCATTTTAACGTAGAGCTCAAGCGTTTTGCTTATTTAACCGGTCGCAGCCTGGCTACTTTTAAACGCGATTTTGAGAAGATATTTCACCTATCGCCGAGCCGCTGGTTGCAGCAACGCCGTTTGCAGGAAGCGCATTACTTAATCAAGGAAAAAGGTAAAGCTCCTTCCGAAGTTTACCTCGATCTGGGCCTTGAAGATTTGTCGCATTTTTCGTTTGCTTTCAAAAAAATGTTTGGCGTAGCCCCTACCCGAATTTTGCAAGCTTAA
- a CDS encoding MBL fold metallo-hydrolase, whose amino-acid sequence MKRRKFIVNLGGVGLLSLVKPGQLLSKTVTVASNYVIEQFEDKGLAHYSYAVLADNKIVIIDPQRNPQIYYDFAQKHNAQIIGVIETHPHADFASAHLEMHQKLQVPIYASSLTKPKYPGTAFDEGRTIKLSGLVGLRSIYTPGHAPDHISVVLYDSGKDRAVFSGDSLLIGDVGRPDLRDFSKNTDAQRQRLAEMMYDTIHEKFAKLEDDVILYPAHGAGSLCGRSIRKAASSTIGYEKQHNYAFEKRTKAEFVSLLLSDQPFIPKYFPYAVGLNIIGAPELKASLAKIKYLPKNYQPEANALIIDSRPAAAFKASYLTNAINIQGGGAFETWLGSMVAPESEFYLVAADEVNLQSVVKKVAAIGYESKIKGAFVYDATNGNQFTAFNKSTFNPEENKFTYLDVRTIKEINETTVFKNSIHIPLHELTQRLSEIPTGKPILVNCASGYRSATASSILKKLLPNAQIYDLGAAVVDYKKPVAIK is encoded by the coding sequence ATGAAAAGAAGAAAATTTATAGTTAACCTGGGCGGTGTTGGTTTGCTGTCGTTGGTGAAGCCGGGCCAGTTGTTGAGTAAAACCGTAACGGTAGCCAGCAATTACGTAATTGAACAATTCGAGGACAAAGGACTGGCGCATTACTCGTACGCGGTGCTGGCGGATAATAAAATAGTAATTATTGACCCGCAACGAAATCCACAGATTTACTATGATTTCGCCCAAAAGCACAACGCCCAGATTATTGGCGTAATTGAAACCCACCCGCATGCCGATTTTGCCAGCGCCCACCTGGAAATGCACCAAAAACTGCAAGTGCCGATTTATGCTAGTAGCCTCACTAAGCCCAAATACCCAGGCACTGCTTTCGACGAAGGGCGCACCATAAAGTTATCCGGTTTAGTAGGTTTGCGCTCTATTTATACGCCGGGGCACGCACCCGATCATATATCCGTGGTGTTGTATGACAGCGGGAAAGACCGGGCGGTATTTTCCGGTGATTCTTTGCTGATTGGCGACGTAGGCCGTCCTGATTTGCGCGATTTTTCAAAAAATACGGATGCGCAGCGGCAACGCCTGGCTGAAATGATGTACGATACCATTCACGAAAAATTTGCCAAACTGGAGGATGACGTTATTCTATATCCGGCTCATGGAGCGGGTTCTTTGTGTGGCCGGTCTATCCGGAAAGCTGCCAGTTCCACCATTGGCTACGAAAAACAGCATAACTACGCTTTCGAAAAAAGAACCAAAGCGGAGTTTGTGAGCTTGTTGTTGAGCGATCAGCCATTTATACCCAAGTACTTCCCGTATGCAGTGGGCCTAAATATTATCGGGGCACCTGAGTTAAAAGCTAGCCTGGCCAAAATAAAGTACTTACCCAAAAATTACCAACCCGAGGCCAATGCCTTAATTATTGATAGTCGTCCGGCTGCTGCTTTTAAAGCTTCGTATTTAACCAACGCCATTAACATTCAAGGTGGGGGCGCTTTCGAAACCTGGTTGGGCAGCATGGTAGCTCCTGAATCTGAATTTTATTTGGTTGCCGCCGACGAAGTAAATTTACAAAGCGTTGTAAAAAAAGTAGCTGCCATTGGCTACGAATCTAAGATAAAAGGGGCTTTTGTGTATGATGCCACCAACGGTAACCAGTTTACAGCTTTTAATAAAAGCACCTTTAATCCGGAAGAAAATAAATTTACATATTTGGATGTAAGAACCATCAAGGAAATAAACGAGACCACCGTTTTTAAAAACAGTATTCATATTCCGTTACACGAATTAACCCAGCGCCTTTCCGAGATCCCGACCGGTAAACCCATCCTGGTTAATTGCGCATCCGGGTACCGTTCAGCTACGGCCAGCAGTATTTTAAAAAAGCTTTTACCCAATGCTCAAATTTATGACCTGGGAGCTGCGGTAGTGGATTATAAAAAGCCGGTAGCTATAAAATAA